Below is a window of Tolypothrix bouteillei VB521301 DNA.
GTTCAAGTGAGCGGTCGCCTCAACGGTGCAGAAATTGCTCGGACAGAGTGGACTCGTGAAGGTCGCGTTCCCCTCCATACCTTACGGGCTGATATCGACTACTCTTACTGCACTGCTAAAACCATTTACGGTATTCTTGGCATTAAAGTTTGGGTGTTTAAAGGAGAAATTATTCCCGGACAGGAAGAAACTCCACCACCACAAGGAACTCGCGACCGCGACCGAGGCGATCGCGACCGCGATCGGGATCGTCCCCCTTCTAGACGTCAAAATCGCCGTCGCCAACAATTTGAAGACCGTTCTAATGAAGGATGAAGGATGAATGCTGAATGATGAATCAGACACGATCTTGCTTCACAATTCACAATTCATAATTCATAATTCATAATTCATAATTCATAATTTCTTCCTCATGTTAAGTCCAAGAAGAACTAAATTCCGCAAACAACAACGCGGGCGGATGACCGGACAAGCAACTCGCGGAAGTAGCCTTAACTTCGGTGATTTTGCGCTCCAAGCTTTAGAACCCGCTTGGATTACCTCCCGGCAAATCGAAGCTTCTCGTCGAGCAATGACTCGTTACATCCGTAGGGGCGGTAAAATTTGGATTCGGATTTTCCCCGATAAACCCGTTACCATGCGTCCGGCAGAAACACGTATGGGTTCCGGTAAAGGTTCTCCAGAGTTTTGGGTAGCTGTCGTAAAACCAGGCAGAATTTTATTTGAAATTGCTGGTGTATCAGAAGAAATTGCTCGTGAAGCAATGAGACTGGCGGCTTATAAGTTGCCCATTAAAACTAAATTCATCAAACGCTCTGAAGAAGAGCAACAGCAGCAGGTGTAAGTTATGGCTCTTCCTAAAATATCAGAAGCAAGAGAATTAACTGACGAACAATTGGTTCAAGAAATTATCGCAGTTAAAAAACAACTGTTTCAACTGCGCTTGCAAAAAGCTACCAGACAGTTGGAAAAACCCCACCAATTCAGACACGCCCGACACCGCCTAGCTCAATTACTTACAGTAGAACACGAGCGCAAGCGGGCTTCTGTCAGTCAAGCAAAGAGTGAAGCAGAGTAGGAAAGTATGGCAGTAAAAGAACGAGTGGGCTTGGTTGTGAGCGACAAAATGCAAAAAACGGTTGTCGTCGCCGTAGAAAACCGCTCTCCCCACCCCAAATACGGCAAAATTGTCGTTAAAACCAGACGGTACAAAGCACACGACGAAGAAAATAAGTGCAAAATAGGCGATCGCGTTCGGATTCAGGAAACTAGACCCCTCAGTAAAACTAAGCGCTGGACAGTCACTGAAATCCTAACCACCAAGAACGCTGAGTTAACTAAATAGTTGTTAGATAGCTAACAGCACAAAAAGGGAGATAAACAGTGATTCAAACCCAGACTTACCTCAATGTCGCAGACAACAGCGGTGCTCGCAAATTGATGTGCATCCGCGTTTTAGGTGCGGGTAACTGCCGTTATGGCTTTGTGGGCGATAAAATTATTGCTGTTGTTAAAGACGCAATTCCCAACATGGCTGTCAAAAAGTCTGACGTTGTAGAAGCAGTGATTGTTCGCACTCGCCACAGCATACGTAGAGACAGTGGGATGAGCATTCGCTTTGACGACAACGCCGCAGTTATTATTAACAAAGACGGTAACCCCAAAGGAACTCGCGTCTTTGGTCCCGTAGCGCGGGAACTTCGTGACAAAAACTTTACCAAAATCGTTTCTTTGGCTCCGGAGGTGCTGTAATGGCAACCAAAAAGAAGGAAAAGCCCAAATTCTATAAAATGCATGTCAAAACCGGAGACACCGTACAGGTGATAGCCGGAAAAGACAAGGGCAAAGTGGGTGAAATTATCAAAGCACTCCCCCAAGAAAGCAAAGTCATCGTCAAAGGTGTCAACATTAAGACAAAGCACGTTAAACCACAGCAGGAAGGCGAATCCGGTCGCATTGTCAACCAGGAATACCCCATCCACAGTTCTAACGTCATGCTTTATTCCACCAAGCAAAACGTCGCCAGTCGTGTTTGCTACACTTTCACTGCTGAAGGCAAGAAAGTTAGAATGCTAAAGAAAACTGGTGAAATCATCGATCAATAAATTATGAATTATGAATTATGAATTATGAATTATTAAAGATTTCATTGAATTCATAATTCAGCATTCAGCATTCATCATTCACCATTCAAGTATTCCCTGACCAAGCCCAGGGAGATTAAGGACAAAAGACTATGGCAGTACCAAGACTGAAAACTGTATACCAAGAGACTATAGTCCCCAAACTGATGAAGCAGTTTGAATACACAAACATTCATCAAGTACCAAAGTTGATTAAAGTGACTGTCAACCGAGGTTTAGGGGAAGCATCTCAAAATGCTAAAGCATTAGAAGCGTCGTTAAGCGAAATTGCACTCATTACCGGACAAAAACCTGTAGTGACCCGAGCTAAAAAAGCGATCGCAGGCTTCAAAATTCGTCAAGGTATGCCTGTAGGCATTATGGTCACCCTTAGAGGCGAACGGATGTACGCCTTCCTTGACCGTTTGATCAACCTGACACTACCAAGAATTCGTGACTTTCGCGGTATTAGCCCTAAAAGCTTTGATGGTCGGGGTAATTACACTTTAGGTGTTAGAGAGCAATTGATATTTCCGGAAGTGGAGTACGACAGCATCGATCAAATTCGTGGTATGGACATTTCCATCATTACCACAGCAAAAAATGATGAAGAAGGTCGAGCTTTACTAAAAGAAATGGGAATGCCTTTTCGCGAGCAATAAGTTGATTTAAAGAGGAAAAGATGGCGGTAAACGACACAATTGCAGATATGCTGACGCGCATTCGCAATGCCAACATGGCGCGGCATCAAACAACTCACGTGCCATCCACAAAGATGACTCGCAGCATTGCAAAAGTGCTGCGTGAAGAAGGTTTTATTTCTGATTTTGAAGAAGTGGGAGAAGGCGTTAAGCGCGAACTCACAATCTCCTTAAAATACAAGGGTAAAAATCGCCAACCCCTAATTACTTCCTTAAAGCGGGTGAGCAAACCAGGTTTGCGAGTTTACTCCAATAAAAAAGAGCTACCAAGAGTACTCGGCGGTATTGGCATTGCTATTATTTCCACATCTAGCGGTATTATGACGGACCGGGAAGCACGGCGTCAAAACTTAGGTGGAGAAGTACTTTGCTATGTATGGTAGTTATTTGCTAATGGCTAATGGCTAATGGCTAATAGCTAATAGCTAATAGCTAATAGCTAATAGCTAATGGCTAATAGCACTTAACAAGAACAATTAGCAATTAGCAATCAAACAAAGGATAAAAAGTTATGTCTCGAATTGGTAAACGACCAATTAAAATTCCTGCAAAAGTAGAAGTGACTGTTAATGGCACAAAGGTAGTTGTTAAAGGACCAAAAGGGGAACTTTCTCGCGAATTACCTACCCAAGTGTCCCTTTCCCAAGAGGGAGAAGTACTGCAGGTGAATCGTCGGGATGATTCCCGCGTATCTCGCCAAATGCACGGTTTATCCCGTACTTTGGTTTCCAACATGGTTGAGGGAGTTTCTCAAGGTTTTCAACGCCGTTTGGAAATTCAAGGGGTTGGTTATCGAGCAGCCGTTCAAGGTCGTACCTTAGTTTTGAACATGGGCTACAGCCATCAGGTACAAATTGCTCCCCCAGAAGGAATACAGTTTGCTGTTGAGAACAACACCAACGTTATTGTCAGTGGTTATGACAAAGAAGTGGTAGGCAACATTGCAGCTAAAATTCGCGATGTTCGTCCACCAGAACCTTATAAAGGTAAGGGTATTCGTTATGCCGGCGAAGCCGTCAGACGTAAAGCTGGTAAGACTGGTAAGGGTAAGAAGTAAATATGAAGAGTACTCGCAGAGAATCAAGAGAACGTCGCCAAAGACGCATTCGCGGTAAAGTCAATGGAACTCCCGAACGTCCGAGGTTAGCTATATTTCGCTCTCACCAACATATTTATGTTCAGGTGATTGACGACACACAACATCATACTTTGGTAGCAGCATCAACTGTAGAACCAGAATTGAAATCTAAATTGTCTTCGGGTGGAAACTGCAACGCTTCCACAGAAGTAGGGAAGTTAATTGCATCTCGTTCTTTGTCCAAAGGAATAACCAAAGTTGTCTTTGACCGTGGAGGAAACCTTTATCACGGACGCGTTAAAGCTCTTGCTGAAGCAGCCCGTGAAGCTGGTTTGGATTTTTAAATTTGCTAATGGTTAATAGCTAATGGCTAATAGCAAAATACAGTTAGCTTTTTAGCAATTAACAATTTATAAGAGGTATAAACAATGGCAACAAATCGTCGTAAAACCAACCGGGCAAAGAAGGAAGAAACTAACTGGCAAGAGCGAGTGATCCAGATCCGACGCGTGAGCAAGGTCGTTAAAGGAGGTAAAAAACTGAGCTTCCGAGCGATCGTTGTTGTAGGTAACGAACGCGGTCAAGTCGGTGTGGGAGTCGGCAAAGCGTCAGACGTTATTGGTGCTGTGAAAAAAGGTGTCGCTGACGGCAAAAAACACCTGATTGATATCCCCATCACCAAATCCAATTCCATCCCTCACCCCATCAATGGAACCGGTGGTGGCGCACAAGTGATCATGCGTCCTGCAGCACCAGGTACTGGTGTAATTGCAGGTGGTGCAGTTCGGACAGTGTTGGAATTGGCAGGCGTTCGTAACGTTCTAGCAAAACAACTTGGTTCTAACAACCCTCTAAATAACGCCAGAGCGGCTGTCAACGCTCTATCTACCCTGCGTACTTTTGCAGAAGTTGCTGAAGACCGAGGCATCCCTGTTGAAAATTTATACATTTCATAGCTAATAGCAGTTAGCTATTAGCTAATTGATTTGCTGTTATTAGCCATTAGCTATGAGCTATTAGCAAACCTGACGACTTAAACTTTAAAGAAGTTTGGCTTATGAGACTAAATGATGTTCGTCCCCAAAAGGGATCTAAAAAACGCGGTCGCCGTTTGGGTAGAGGTGTTGCTGCAGGTCAAGGCGCAAGCGCTGGTAAAGGTATGCGCGGTCAAAACGCACGTTCCGGACGCAGCACTCGACCTGGTTTTGAAGGTGGTCAGCAGCCATTATACCGCCGTATTCCGAAATTGAAGGGGTTTCCCCTCGTTAATCGTAAAATTTACACTACGATTAATGTAGAAAAGCTTGCTGTTCTACCCCCAAACTCAGAAGTCACACTGGAATCTCTGAAAGAAGCAGGTATTCTAACTGCCTCTAAAGGTTCCTTAAAAATTCTGGGAAATGGGGAGTTGGGCATTCCACTCACAGTCAAAGCAGCAGCGTTTACAGGTACAGCACGTACCAAAATTGAGGCAGCAGGTGGAAGTTGCGAAGTGATCTGAATGATGAAGGATGAAGAATGAAGGATAAAGAATGAAAAAAATTATACTTTTTATACTTCAAAGTTCGTACTTCATACTTCATAACTTCACACTTCATACTTCATTTTTCATACTTCAAAGGTAGCCTTCTATGCTCGGTCGAGAAAAAGCCCCAACGGCTCAAGAAACTTTTATGCAGATGGCACAAGCGGCAGGGCTGAGAGGTCGGCTGCTTGTCACGCTGGGTATTCTATTGTTGATTCGCTTGGGTATACATTTGCCCATTCCAGGAATTAACAGACAAGAATTTGCCCAAGCCCTTCAAGGTAATAACCAGATATTAAGCTTTTTGGATATCTTTTCCGGAGGCGGACTTTCAGCTTTGGGAGTCTTTGCCTTAGGTATTTTGCCATACATCAATGCTTCGATTATTATCCAATTGCTCACTGCTGCCATTCCTGCTTTAGAAAACTTACAGAAAAATGAAGGTGAAGCAGGACGGCGCAAGATTTCTCAAGTGACTCGATACGTGTCTCTTGTTTGGGCAATTATTCAAAGTTCTTTTTTAGCGGCTTTCTGGCTCAAACCTTTTGCCCAAAACTACGGACCCATTTTTGTTATTGAGACAGCTCTCGCCCTCACAGCAGGTTCTATGTTTGTTATGTGGGCGTCAGAACTGATAACAGAACGGGGCGTGGGAAATGGCGCATCTTTGTTGATTTTTGTCAACATTGTGGCAACACTGCCAAAAGCTTTAGGTGATACTATCGATTTTGTGCAAACTGGCGGTCGGGAAATCGCTGGTCGTGTTATTGTGTTGCTGCTGCTTTTTCTAGCCACAATTGTTGGTATTGTCTTCGTACAAGAAGGAATCCGCCGCATCCCAATTATTTCCGCACGCCGTCAAGTTGGTCGGAAACTTTTTGCAGAACAGCGCAGCTATCTACCCCTACGTCTCAATCAAGGGGGCGTGATGCCAATCATTTTTGCTGCTGCTATTTTGAGTTTGCCACTGTTGGTTCAAAATTTCATTAATAATCCACAATATTCAAGGATTGTTAACACTTATCTTGTTCCTGGTGCTTCCGGATCTTGGGTTTACGCTCTTGTTTACCTCGTTTCTATCGTGTTCTTTAGCTATTTCTATTCTTCGCTGATTCTTAATCCGGTAGATGTAGCACAGAATTTGAAAAAAATGGGTTCTAGCGTCCCCGGTATTCGTCCGGGTAAGGCAACAAGTGAGTACATCGAACGAGTGGTCAATCGGCTAACTTTTTTGGGAGCAATCTTCTTAGGCTTAGTTGCAATTATCCCTACTGCCGTTGAAAGTGCTTTGGGTGTCCCGACTTTTAGAGGCTTGGGTGCTACCTCTTTACTGATTCTAGTAGGTGTAGCAATTGATACGTCTAAGCAAATCCAAACCTACGTTATTTCTCAGCGCTATGAAGGAATGGTGAAACAATAGTGACGCGATTAATCTTCTTGGGACCGCCAGGGGCAGGAAAAGGAACTCAAGCGAAAACTTTAGCTCAGGAGTGCGATCTTCCCCATATTTCTACGGGTGATATATTACGTCAAGCAGTTCAAGACCAAACTCCTTTGGGTGTAAAAGCTCAAAGTTATCTCGATAAGGGGGATTTAGTTCCCGATAAACTTATTGAGGATTTGATTGAGGAACGTCTCGCTCAGCCTGATACTCAGTCAGGTTGGATTCTTGATGGCTTTCCCCGTACTGTTAATCAAGCTGTTTTCTTGGAGCAATTGCTGCAAAAACACCAGCAAGGAGGAGAAAGAGCAATCAATCTCGAAGTCCCAGATGAAATTGTGATTTCTCGATTGCTAGAACGGGGCAGAAAAGATGACACCGCAGAAGTGATACGTCATCGTTTGGATGTTTACCGTTCCGAAACGTCTCCTCTAATTGATTTTTACAGCGATCGCAATATCCTGCTTTCAGTCAATGGCAATCAGTCTCCAGAAGAAGTCACCGCTGAGTTGAAAAAAATCGTTGTTTCGTAAATCGGCTAGGAGTTAGGGGCTATGGGCTATGGGCAATTGCATACCGAATAACTTTTAGCAATGCCCGATTCCCCATACCCAATTCCCAATCTT
It encodes the following:
- the rplP gene encoding 50S ribosomal protein L16: MLSPRRTKFRKQQRGRMTGQATRGSSLNFGDFALQALEPAWITSRQIEASRRAMTRYIRRGGKIWIRIFPDKPVTMRPAETRMGSGKGSPEFWVAVVKPGRILFEIAGVSEEIAREAMRLAAYKLPIKTKFIKRSEEEQQQQV
- the rpmC gene encoding 50S ribosomal protein L29, with product MALPKISEARELTDEQLVQEIIAVKKQLFQLRLQKATRQLEKPHQFRHARHRLAQLLTVEHERKRASVSQAKSEAE
- the rpsQ gene encoding 30S ribosomal protein S17; translated protein: MAVKERVGLVVSDKMQKTVVVAVENRSPHPKYGKIVVKTRRYKAHDEENKCKIGDRVRIQETRPLSKTKRWTVTEILTTKNAELTK
- the rplN gene encoding 50S ribosomal protein L14 produces the protein MIQTQTYLNVADNSGARKLMCIRVLGAGNCRYGFVGDKIIAVVKDAIPNMAVKKSDVVEAVIVRTRHSIRRDSGMSIRFDDNAAVIINKDGNPKGTRVFGPVARELRDKNFTKIVSLAPEVL
- the rplX gene encoding 50S ribosomal protein L24 yields the protein MATKKKEKPKFYKMHVKTGDTVQVIAGKDKGKVGEIIKALPQESKVIVKGVNIKTKHVKPQQEGESGRIVNQEYPIHSSNVMLYSTKQNVASRVCYTFTAEGKKVRMLKKTGEIIDQ
- the rplE gene encoding 50S ribosomal protein L5, with translation MAVPRLKTVYQETIVPKLMKQFEYTNIHQVPKLIKVTVNRGLGEASQNAKALEASLSEIALITGQKPVVTRAKKAIAGFKIRQGMPVGIMVTLRGERMYAFLDRLINLTLPRIRDFRGISPKSFDGRGNYTLGVREQLIFPEVEYDSIDQIRGMDISIITTAKNDEEGRALLKEMGMPFREQ
- the rpsH gene encoding 30S ribosomal protein S8 — encoded protein: MAVNDTIADMLTRIRNANMARHQTTHVPSTKMTRSIAKVLREEGFISDFEEVGEGVKRELTISLKYKGKNRQPLITSLKRVSKPGLRVYSNKKELPRVLGGIGIAIISTSSGIMTDREARRQNLGGEVLCYVW
- the rplF gene encoding 50S ribosomal protein L6, which gives rise to MSRIGKRPIKIPAKVEVTVNGTKVVVKGPKGELSRELPTQVSLSQEGEVLQVNRRDDSRVSRQMHGLSRTLVSNMVEGVSQGFQRRLEIQGVGYRAAVQGRTLVLNMGYSHQVQIAPPEGIQFAVENNTNVIVSGYDKEVVGNIAAKIRDVRPPEPYKGKGIRYAGEAVRRKAGKTGKGKK
- the rplR gene encoding 50S ribosomal protein L18, with amino-acid sequence MKSTRRESRERRQRRIRGKVNGTPERPRLAIFRSHQHIYVQVIDDTQHHTLVAASTVEPELKSKLSSGGNCNASTEVGKLIASRSLSKGITKVVFDRGGNLYHGRVKALAEAAREAGLDF
- the rpsE gene encoding 30S ribosomal protein S5, with product MATNRRKTNRAKKEETNWQERVIQIRRVSKVVKGGKKLSFRAIVVVGNERGQVGVGVGKASDVIGAVKKGVADGKKHLIDIPITKSNSIPHPINGTGGGAQVIMRPAAPGTGVIAGGAVRTVLELAGVRNVLAKQLGSNNPLNNARAAVNALSTLRTFAEVAEDRGIPVENLYIS
- the rplO gene encoding 50S ribosomal protein L15; its protein translation is MRLNDVRPQKGSKKRGRRLGRGVAAGQGASAGKGMRGQNARSGRSTRPGFEGGQQPLYRRIPKLKGFPLVNRKIYTTINVEKLAVLPPNSEVTLESLKEAGILTASKGSLKILGNGELGIPLTVKAAAFTGTARTKIEAAGGSCEVI
- the secY gene encoding preprotein translocase subunit SecY — its product is MLGREKAPTAQETFMQMAQAAGLRGRLLVTLGILLLIRLGIHLPIPGINRQEFAQALQGNNQILSFLDIFSGGGLSALGVFALGILPYINASIIIQLLTAAIPALENLQKNEGEAGRRKISQVTRYVSLVWAIIQSSFLAAFWLKPFAQNYGPIFVIETALALTAGSMFVMWASELITERGVGNGASLLIFVNIVATLPKALGDTIDFVQTGGREIAGRVIVLLLLFLATIVGIVFVQEGIRRIPIISARRQVGRKLFAEQRSYLPLRLNQGGVMPIIFAAAILSLPLLVQNFINNPQYSRIVNTYLVPGASGSWVYALVYLVSIVFFSYFYSSLILNPVDVAQNLKKMGSSVPGIRPGKATSEYIERVVNRLTFLGAIFLGLVAIIPTAVESALGVPTFRGLGATSLLILVGVAIDTSKQIQTYVISQRYEGMVKQ
- a CDS encoding adenylate kinase, with translation MTRLIFLGPPGAGKGTQAKTLAQECDLPHISTGDILRQAVQDQTPLGVKAQSYLDKGDLVPDKLIEDLIEERLAQPDTQSGWILDGFPRTVNQAVFLEQLLQKHQQGGERAINLEVPDEIVISRLLERGRKDDTAEVIRHRLDVYRSETSPLIDFYSDRNILLSVNGNQSPEEVTAELKKIVVS